A part of Hydrogenobacter sp. T-8 genomic DNA contains:
- a CDS encoding phosphoglycerate kinase, translating to MPFRKKTLRDVELKGKRVLVRVDFNVPMDELGNIEDDTRIRASLPTIEYLLDAKAKIILMSHLGRPKGRDERLSLAPVAKRLSRYLNRDVRLLPDCVGEEVEKEVMRMQEGDVVLLENLRFHEGESKGHEEFAKSLAKLGEVYVSDAFGTCHRKHASVYLVPQILKPAVMGFLLEKEISYFEKAMVNPQRPVVAIIGGAKVSSKLGIIKNLLKRVDKLFIGGAMAFTFIKAMGYKVGSSLVEEELIPTAKDILEVAQKLDVRLYLPVDFVIGREVSDNTPTRVVPWQEIPEGWMGLDIGPVSVGLLREIVSDAQTIVWNGPMGVFELDRFKDGTYETAKLLAQSPALTIAGGGDTDHAIHRAGVYNAIDFVSTGGGAFLELLEGNSLPCIEVLDDA from the coding sequence ATGCCTTTTAGAAAAAAAACACTCAGAGATGTGGAGCTAAAGGGTAAGAGGGTTCTTGTAAGGGTGGACTTTAATGTGCCGATGGACGAGCTTGGAAACATTGAGGACGATACGAGAATAAGGGCAAGCCTGCCAACCATAGAGTATCTGCTTGACGCAAAGGCGAAGATAATTCTTATGTCTCATCTTGGAAGACCAAAGGGAAGGGATGAAAGGCTTAGCCTTGCACCCGTGGCAAAGAGGCTCTCAAGATATCTCAATCGGGATGTGAGACTCCTTCCTGACTGTGTAGGTGAAGAGGTGGAAAAAGAGGTTATGAGAATGCAGGAGGGGGATGTGGTGCTTTTGGAAAACTTGAGATTTCATGAGGGAGAAAGTAAAGGACACGAGGAATTTGCAAAGAGCTTGGCGAAACTTGGAGAGGTTTATGTAAGCGATGCCTTTGGCACATGCCACAGAAAGCATGCTTCTGTATACCTCGTCCCACAGATTTTAAAACCTGCGGTGATGGGCTTTTTACTTGAGAAGGAGATAAGCTACTTTGAAAAGGCTATGGTAAACCCACAAAGACCTGTGGTTGCCATAATAGGGGGTGCAAAGGTCTCCTCCAAGCTGGGAATTATAAAGAACCTTCTTAAGAGAGTAGACAAACTCTTTATAGGTGGTGCTATGGCTTTTACCTTTATAAAGGCTATGGGCTATAAGGTGGGAAGCTCTCTTGTAGAGGAGGAGCTCATCCCCACCGCAAAGGACATTTTAGAGGTAGCCCAAAAGCTGGATGTGAGGCTATATCTTCCTGTAGACTTTGTCATAGGCAGAGAGGTTTCAGACAATACACCTACAAGGGTAGTTCCATGGCAAGAAATACCAGAGGGTTGGATGGGTCTTGACATAGGTCCTGTTTCTGTGGGTCTTTTGAGGGAAATAGTGTCAGACGCACAGACCATAGTATGGAACGGACCCATGGGTGTGTTTGAGCTTGATAGGTTCAAAGATGGCACATATGAAACCGCAAAGCTCCTTGCTCAATCTCCCGCTCTTACCATCGCAGGTGGAGGAGATACAGACCATGCCATACATAGAGCTGGAGTGTATAACGCCATAGACTTTGTCTCCACAGGTGGTGGTGCCTTCTTGGAACTCTTAGAGGGCAACAGCCTCCCTTGTATAGAAGTGTTGGATGATGCGTGA